In Xenorhabdus ishibashii, the following are encoded in one genomic region:
- a CDS encoding YdgA family protein has protein sequence MKKSLVAVSIVVALGAVWTGASWYTGKKLEDRLDSFVKKANTELEKSFPESGIEWQAKDFKRGIFSSDVRLILNIKSGVKNADIPPNEEIILKSTIEHGPFPITNLKSFNLIPQMASIHAELEKNDALKELFNITNEKSLFNLDAKVSYSRSLSANIDLIPVNHTETKENGDQRVLSFSGARISADVNHDLSEFSFTVKSDELSFSDPIKKETISLKGIDFKSDNKKGKFDIYTGDQSYSIGEFSMNGIPNEPNVSLKGMKITSNLGEDKDNLNIKIAYSVDGVKIKDIEFGSGKLALGMEKLDGQSVRKFTQAYNAATKEALTTDEVSYNMTSLAILSNLHLLLNHNPQFSISPFSWKNSKGESSVDFKLSLQNIPEDKSTLQFMGPEEMVRTLIQELSLNINVPKAMLIESIAQSTMLDGKDKAAAEAQAEAQVQMITQEGIKYKILTDKDGIIGLNFHYANDKVNLNDEESNLHQFLLDNGLVE, from the coding sequence ATGAAAAAATCGTTAGTTGCAGTAAGCATTGTTGTTGCTCTGGGCGCTGTATGGACAGGAGCATCATGGTATACAGGTAAGAAACTTGAAGACCGTTTAGATAGCTTTGTAAAAAAGGCAAATACTGAACTGGAAAAATCGTTTCCTGAAAGTGGCATAGAATGGCAAGCAAAAGATTTTAAACGAGGTATTTTCAGTTCCGATGTCCGCTTGATCCTAAACATCAAAAGTGGCGTAAAAAATGCCGACATTCCGCCAAATGAAGAAATCATTTTAAAATCGACGATCGAGCATGGGCCATTTCCCATTACTAACCTGAAATCATTCAACCTGATACCTCAAATGGCCTCTATCCATGCAGAACTTGAAAAAAATGATGCATTGAAAGAGCTATTTAATATCACAAACGAAAAATCACTATTTAACTTAGATGCTAAAGTCAGTTATAGCCGCTCACTCTCTGCTAACATTGACCTGATCCCTGTTAACCATACAGAAACTAAAGAAAATGGTGACCAACGGGTTCTGTCATTCTCAGGAGCAAGAATCAGTGCCGACGTTAATCATGATTTGAGTGAATTTTCATTCACAGTCAAAAGTGATGAACTCTCTTTCAGTGATCCTATCAAAAAAGAGACAATTTCACTTAAAGGCATTGATTTTAAATCAGATAATAAAAAAGGTAAATTCGATATCTATACCGGAGATCAAAGCTACAGCATTGGCGAATTCAGCATGAATGGAATTCCTAATGAGCCAAATGTCTCTCTTAAAGGAATGAAAATTACATCTAATTTAGGTGAGGATAAAGACAATCTGAACATCAAAATCGCTTATAGCGTCGATGGTGTCAAGATTAAAGATATAGAATTTGGTTCTGGTAAATTGGCTCTGGGTATGGAAAAACTGGATGGTCAGTCTGTACGTAAATTTACCCAGGCCTATAATGCTGCGACAAAAGAAGCCCTGACTACGGATGAAGTATCTTACAATATGACTTCCTTAGCGATCCTCAGTAACTTACATCTTCTTCTGAATCACAATCCACAATTCAGCATTTCTCCTTTTAGCTGGAAAAACAGCAAAGGCGAAAGTTCAGTAGATTTCAAACTTTCTTTACAAAACATTCCGGAAGATAAAAGTACATTGCAATTTATGGGACCGGAAGAAATGGTTCGTACTCTGATTCAAGAGTTGTCCTTGAATATTAATGTACCGAAAGCCATGCTGATAGAATCTATTGCGCAGTCAACGATGCTAGATGGTAAGGATAAAGCTGCCGCAGAAGCCCAAGCGGAAGCCCAAGTTCAGATGATTACTCAAGAAGGGATTAAATACAAAATCCTTACTGATAAAGACGGTATCATTGGCCTTAACTTCCACTACGCCAATGATAAAGTCAACCTAAACGACGAAGAATCCAACTTACACCAATTCCTGCTTGATAATGGCCTTGTAGAATAG
- the add gene encoding adenosine deaminase encodes MIDIQLPLTDLHRHLDGNIRPETILDLARQHNIPLPAYELEALRPHVQIIENEPNLVSFLQKLDWGVTVLADLEACRRVAVENVEDAVNAGLDYAELRFSPYYMAMKHQLPVEGVVEAVIDGIHSASQQHDIQIRLIGILSRTFGEQACTEELAGLLAHKQHITALDLAGDELGFPGHLFEQHFIRARDAGWNISVHAGEAAGAESIWHAIRELGATRIGHGVKAITDPTLMDYLAKNGIGIESCLTSNLQTSTVSSLPAHPLKQFLEHGILASINTDDPAVEGVEIRHEYTVAAPAAGLSPAQIRQAQINGLATAFLSEAEKQALKTKVANR; translated from the coding sequence ATGATTGACATACAGCTTCCACTCACTGATCTGCACCGTCACCTTGACGGTAATATCCGTCCTGAAACTATTTTGGATCTCGCTCGTCAACATAATATCCCACTCCCAGCTTATGAGCTGGAAGCATTACGTCCCCATGTTCAAATCATTGAAAATGAACCTAACCTTGTCAGCTTCCTGCAAAAATTAGACTGGGGTGTGACTGTACTTGCCGATTTAGAGGCTTGCCGCAGAGTCGCCGTTGAAAACGTTGAAGATGCGGTCAATGCCGGTCTTGATTATGCTGAACTACGTTTCTCACCATATTACATGGCTATGAAACACCAACTTCCCGTTGAAGGCGTCGTAGAAGCAGTGATCGATGGTATTCACTCAGCCAGCCAGCAACATGATATTCAGATCCGTTTAATTGGTATCCTCAGTAGAACATTTGGGGAACAAGCCTGCACCGAAGAACTTGCTGGACTTCTTGCCCATAAACAACATATCACCGCATTAGATCTGGCAGGTGATGAGTTAGGTTTCCCAGGGCATCTCTTTGAACAACACTTTATCCGAGCGCGCGATGCGGGCTGGAATATCAGTGTACATGCAGGTGAAGCCGCCGGTGCGGAAAGCATCTGGCACGCTATTCGTGAATTGGGCGCAACGCGTATTGGTCACGGTGTCAAAGCAATCACTGATCCAACCCTAATGGATTATTTGGCCAAAAATGGCATCGGTATTGAATCCTGCCTGACATCAAACCTGCAAACCAGCACAGTCAGTTCTTTGCCAGCTCACCCGCTAAAACAATTCCTTGAGCACGGTATTTTGGCATCAATCAATACAGATGATCCGGCAGTAGAAGGCGTTGAAATTCGCCATGAGTATACCGTTGCTGCACCGGCAGCGGGGCTGTCTCCCGCGCAAATCCGACAGGCGCAGATTAATGGCTTGGCAACCGCATTCCTCAGTGAAGCGGAAAAACAGGCGCTGAAAACAAAAGTCGCCAACCGCTAA
- a CDS encoding bile acid:sodium symporter family protein, translated as MNVLQKLRIDPFLVTLITVVIIASFFPCEGEAKKWFQYLTTAAIALLFFMHGAKLSRNAILAGIGHWRLHLVIFTSTFILFPILGMGLSFIVPEWMSPTIYMGFLYLCALPATVQSAIAFTSVAGGNVAAAICSASASSLLGVFLSPLLVGFLIQTHEGGAQTDIWKAIKDIILQLMVPFIVGHLSRPLIASWVEKHKKLVSMTDRSSILLVVYVAFSEAVVEGIWHKIDAYSLFMIGIVCCVLLAIVLVINVYSSRLLGFGKDDEITIVFCGSKKSLANGVPMANVLFPASMVGVMLLPLMIFHQIQLMVCAVLAQRYAQRLKTEKAE; from the coding sequence TTGATTACGGTAGTCATCATTGCATCATTTTTTCCTTGTGAAGGTGAAGCTAAAAAGTGGTTTCAATACTTAACAACGGCCGCCATTGCATTATTATTTTTTATGCATGGGGCGAAATTATCCCGTAATGCCATTTTGGCAGGGATAGGGCATTGGCGATTACATTTGGTGATTTTCACTAGCACTTTTATCCTATTTCCCATTCTGGGAATGGGATTAAGTTTCATCGTACCGGAATGGATGTCACCAACAATTTATATGGGCTTTCTTTATCTTTGTGCTTTACCTGCCACGGTACAATCAGCTATTGCTTTTACTTCCGTTGCAGGGGGAAATGTTGCAGCGGCGATATGCAGTGCTTCCGCTTCAAGCCTATTAGGCGTATTCCTGTCGCCATTATTGGTTGGTTTTTTGATCCAGACTCATGAGGGAGGTGCTCAAACTGATATCTGGAAAGCGATAAAAGATATTATCTTGCAGTTGATGGTGCCTTTTATTGTTGGACACTTATCGCGCCCTTTGATTGCTAGTTGGGTAGAAAAACATAAAAAGTTGGTCAGCATGACGGATCGCTCTTCTATTTTGCTGGTGGTTTATGTTGCATTTAGTGAGGCAGTGGTGGAAGGTATCTGGCATAAAATCGATGCTTATTCACTTTTCATGATTGGGATCGTTTGCTGTGTTTTATTAGCTATCGTATTAGTAATTAATGTATATAGCTCGCGGTTGCTGGGTTTTGGAAAAGATGACGAAATTACTATTGTGTTTTGTGGTTCGAAAAAGAGCCTGGCGAATGGCGTGCCAATGGCCAATGTATTATTTCCCGCGTCAATGGTAGGTGTGATGCTGTTACCGCTGATGATTTTCCACCAGATCCAACTGATGGTTTGTGCTGTCCTTGCTCAGCGTTATGCACAACGCCTAAAAACAGAAAAGGCAGAGTAA
- the manA gene encoding mannose-6-phosphate isomerase, which yields MLKMTNKIQHYDWGSKTALTDIYGIENPDNQPMAELWMGAHPKCSSLVMDPKTGETIALNILIEKEPEKYLGKKVTQQFQRLPFLFKVLCAAQPLSIQVHPDKTSAEMGFAKENAQGIPLDSAQRNYKDDNHKPELVYALTPFKAMNAFRPLSEIAQLLDYVSAAHPDIQTFLQQPTEQNLSFLFSQLLNMQGEQKHLAMAVLKSALNCHQGEPWDTIKKMTSFYPDDNGLFAPLLLNVIELEPGQAMFLYARTPHAYLDGIALEVMANSDNVLRAGLTSKHIDVPELMTNLDFIPKAADTLLTVPRQEKEALNYPVPVNDFCFSVYSVSEQPISLENNSASILFCVEGQTVIGTDKQQLKLLSGESIFLPAIEKNVTVYGKGRIAKVSN from the coding sequence ATGCTGAAAATGACCAACAAAATCCAACATTATGACTGGGGGAGTAAAACCGCTCTGACGGATATTTATGGTATCGAGAACCCTGATAATCAGCCAATGGCAGAACTATGGATGGGAGCACATCCAAAATGTAGTTCACTGGTGATGGATCCTAAAACGGGTGAAACTATCGCCTTGAATATTTTGATCGAAAAAGAACCAGAAAAATACCTTGGAAAAAAAGTGACCCAACAATTCCAGCGTCTGCCTTTTTTGTTCAAAGTATTATGTGCAGCTCAACCTCTATCTATTCAAGTACATCCTGATAAAACATCAGCAGAAATGGGATTTGCCAAAGAGAACGCACAAGGGATACCGTTAGACTCAGCACAACGCAACTACAAAGATGATAATCATAAACCTGAATTGGTCTACGCACTGACCCCGTTCAAGGCCATGAATGCTTTTAGACCTTTATCTGAGATCGCACAATTATTGGATTATGTTTCTGCCGCACATCCAGATATTCAAACATTCCTCCAGCAACCGACTGAACAAAATTTGTCGTTCCTGTTTTCACAGTTGCTGAATATGCAAGGCGAACAAAAGCATTTGGCGATGGCTGTGTTAAAGTCAGCATTAAACTGTCATCAGGGCGAACCGTGGGATACCATCAAAAAAATGACTTCGTTCTACCCTGATGATAATGGACTATTTGCACCACTCTTGCTCAATGTCATTGAACTCGAACCCGGCCAGGCGATGTTTCTATATGCCCGCACTCCCCATGCTTATCTTGATGGTATCGCCCTGGAGGTTATGGCCAATTCTGACAATGTGTTGCGTGCCGGTCTAACCAGCAAGCATATTGATGTCCCTGAATTAATGACTAATCTGGATTTTATTCCAAAAGCTGCCGATACTTTGCTAACCGTACCACGACAGGAAAAAGAAGCACTGAATTACCCTGTTCCTGTTAATGATTTTTGTTTTTCTGTTTATTCTGTTTCAGAACAACCAATCTCATTGGAAAATAATTCAGCATCAATTCTATTTTGTGTTGAAGGGCAAACGGTTATCGGCACTGATAAGCAGCAATTGAAATTACTTTCAGGCGAATCAATCTTTTTGCCCGCTATCGAAAAAAACGTCACTGTTTATGGTAAGGGGAGAATAGCTAAAGTGTCTAATTAA